Proteins encoded within one genomic window of Litoribacterium kuwaitense:
- a CDS encoding serine hydrolase domain-containing protein, whose translation MKRRTTIDFDSLISHLEETQRSISSSAVASVIMQGGEIVWEWYSGYHSYRSGAKKVDVNSQFNVASCRKTYIAFAVAYALFHGKINSIDDKVDDYIQGLNGIKSVTIRHLLTHCHGLQEQDGKIVQLFSPGTNWKYNNTGINLLIKIVERTTNKTISEILQENAFNPMGFTGTGWRTQKEENLIFNVHEDTDILGPNDSSRGDQSNLFTSAREFAFWGNLYLNKGKFNGHQLLSASLFDQITTIQSPESLPSNLPTQGYLWWVQGDNNSPMSEIGGRVPLSSFQVLGYTGCACLVIPAYNVVSVRMLNQTGQDQHPDFNYLTEIRQFGDVVKTLFTG comes from the coding sequence TTGAAGAGAAGAACAACCATAGATTTTGATAGCTTGATTTCACACCTGGAAGAGACGCAAAGGTCCATATCCTCGTCTGCGGTGGCTTCTGTAATAATGCAAGGTGGAGAAATTGTGTGGGAGTGGTACTCGGGATACCACAGTTATCGATCTGGAGCAAAAAAAGTTGATGTGAATTCACAATTTAACGTAGCATCATGTAGGAAAACCTACATAGCTTTTGCTGTTGCATATGCTTTATTTCATGGGAAAATAAACAGTATTGATGACAAAGTTGATGATTACATACAAGGTTTGAACGGAATCAAAAGTGTAACGATTAGACACCTTCTCACCCATTGTCATGGTCTTCAAGAACAAGACGGAAAAATCGTTCAACTCTTTTCCCCGGGTACTAACTGGAAATACAACAATACAGGGATTAACCTTTTGATAAAAATTGTGGAACGTACGACTAACAAAACAATATCAGAAATCTTGCAGGAGAATGCTTTTAATCCTATGGGATTCACAGGAACAGGGTGGAGGACTCAAAAGGAAGAAAATTTGATTTTCAATGTACATGAGGATACAGACATTTTAGGACCCAACGACAGTTCAAGAGGGGATCAAAGTAATCTGTTTACGAGCGCTCGAGAGTTCGCCTTTTGGGGAAATTTATATTTGAATAAAGGGAAATTCAATGGACATCAACTGTTATCTGCTTCTTTGTTCGACCAAATAACGACTATACAGAGTCCAGAGAGTTTACCCAGTAACTTGCCAACACAAGGTTACTTGTGGTGGGTACAAGGTGACAATAATTCTCCAATGAGTGAAATTGGAGGACGGGTTCCCCTTAGTTCATTTCAAGTATTAGGCTACACAGGATGTGCCTGCTTAGTAATCCCTGCTTATAATGTGGTTTCTGTTAGGATGCTAAATCAAACGGGACAAGATCAACATCCTGATTTTAATTACTTAACTGAAATACGGCAGTTTGGTGATGTGGTCAAAACTTTGTTTACAGGCTGA
- the glmS gene encoding glutamine--fructose-6-phosphate transaminase (isomerizing) encodes MCGIVGYIGTEQAKDILLNGLERLEYRGYDSAGIALMNATNVEVYKEKGRIAKLRGAVAEEAEGTTGIGHTRWATHGVPSQENAHPHQSTSGRFTLVHNGVIENDQELKEAYLLDVGMKSETDTEVIVQLIEQFASEGLSAETAFRKTLGLLQGSYAIGLLDKEAPERILVAKQKSPLLIGLSSHGNVVASDAMATLALTDQYVEMMDGEVVILTKGEVNISALDGTPVSRAPYTAELDATDIEKGTYPHFMLKEIDEQPLVMRRIIQHYQDDAGRLKVDEGVRQAVKLADRLYIVACGTSWHAGLVGKQFLENIAGVPTEVHIASEFSYNRPLLSERPLFVFISQSGETADCRSVLVDVKQLGHSTLTITNSPGSTLSREADHTLLLHAGPEIAVASTKAYTAQIALLSILAVDVAQGKGATLDFDPLKELAIVANAMEVLCDEKDDYEQMARDYLSDTRNAFFIGRAVDYYVVMEAALKLKEISYIQAEGFAAGELKHGTIALIEDGTPVFGLISQPHVAGHLRGNLQEVAARGAHTCTIVTHDLATTNDAHVLPEVHPHYSPLASVVPFQLLAYYAALHRGCDVDKPRNLAKSVTVE; translated from the coding sequence ATGTGCGGAATTGTAGGATATATCGGAACAGAGCAAGCAAAAGACATCTTATTGAACGGTTTGGAGCGGCTGGAGTACAGAGGCTACGATTCAGCAGGCATCGCTCTGATGAACGCTACAAATGTTGAAGTATACAAGGAAAAAGGACGGATTGCGAAGCTGCGAGGGGCTGTCGCCGAAGAAGCAGAAGGTACGACAGGCATCGGACACACACGGTGGGCGACCCACGGTGTGCCAAGTCAGGAAAATGCCCACCCTCACCAAAGCACATCAGGCCGCTTTACCCTTGTGCATAACGGTGTCATCGAAAACGATCAAGAGCTCAAAGAAGCCTATTTACTCGATGTCGGCATGAAAAGTGAGACAGATACAGAAGTCATTGTTCAACTCATCGAGCAGTTTGCCAGTGAAGGTCTGTCTGCCGAGACTGCGTTCCGGAAGACACTCGGCTTGTTACAAGGCTCCTACGCAATCGGTTTGTTAGACAAGGAAGCCCCTGAGCGCATTCTCGTCGCCAAACAAAAAAGCCCGCTGCTCATTGGGCTTAGTTCGCATGGCAACGTCGTTGCAAGCGACGCCATGGCGACACTCGCCTTAACCGATCAATACGTGGAAATGATGGACGGGGAGGTCGTCATTCTTACGAAGGGTGAGGTCAACATTTCAGCCCTCGACGGCACTCCTGTGTCAAGAGCGCCCTACACCGCAGAGCTGGATGCGACGGATATCGAAAAAGGCACGTATCCTCATTTTATGCTAAAGGAAATTGATGAACAGCCGCTCGTCATGCGCCGCATTATCCAGCACTACCAAGACGACGCCGGACGGCTGAAGGTCGACGAAGGCGTGCGCCAAGCCGTCAAATTGGCAGATCGTCTCTATATTGTCGCCTGTGGCACGAGCTGGCATGCCGGCTTGGTTGGGAAGCAGTTTTTAGAAAATATTGCCGGAGTACCGACCGAAGTCCATATCGCAAGCGAGTTTAGCTATAACAGGCCACTCCTGTCTGAACGCCCGCTGTTTGTATTTATTTCACAGAGCGGAGAAACCGCAGACTGCCGCAGCGTCCTCGTCGACGTCAAGCAGCTCGGCCACTCAACGCTCACCATTACGAATTCACCAGGCTCAACGCTGTCGCGCGAAGCTGATCACACGCTGCTGCTCCACGCAGGTCCTGAGATCGCTGTCGCATCAACAAAAGCCTATACCGCTCAAATCGCACTGCTCTCCATTTTGGCAGTAGACGTCGCCCAAGGGAAAGGCGCAACGCTCGACTTTGACCCACTGAAAGAGCTTGCCATCGTCGCCAATGCGATGGAAGTGCTGTGCGATGAGAAAGATGACTACGAGCAAATGGCCCGTGACTACCTGTCCGACACGAGAAACGCCTTCTTTATCGGCCGTGCCGTCGACTACTACGTCGTCATGGAAGCCGCCCTAAAGCTCAAGGAAATCTCTTATATTCAAGCGGAAGGCTTCGCCGCCGGAGAGCTAAAGCACGGAACCATTGCCTTAATTGAAGATGGAACACCTGTGTTCGGTCTCATCAGCCAACCGCACGTCGCAGGTCACCTGCGCGGCAACTTACAGGAAGTCGCCGCCCGCGGAGCCCACACGTGCACAATCGTCACCCACGACCTCGCCACAACGAACGACGCCCACGTGCTGCCCGAAGTGCATCCGCACTACAGCCCACTCGCCAGCGTCGTCCCATTCCAGCTCCTCGCCTACTACGCCGCCCTCCACAGAGGCTGCGACGTCGATAAGCCGAGGAACTTAGCGAAGAGCGTGACCGTGGAGTAG
- the glmM gene encoding phosphoglucosamine mutase, whose protein sequence is MGKYFGTDGVRGVANGELTPELAFKIGRCAGFVLTKDSAKPKVLIGRDTRISGEMLESALVSGLLSIGIEVMRIGVISTPGVAYLTKAMGAQAGAMISASHNPVEDNGIKFFGPDGFKLLDAQEAEIEALMDAETDELPRPTGADVGQVTEYFEGVQKYLQYLKQTVDEDFTGLHIALDCAHGATSSLASHLFADLDADITSIGASPNGLNINDGVGSTHPEALAEVVQEKGADIGLAFDGDGDRLIAVDEKGRVIDGDYILYVCAKALHEENRLKNNTVVSTIMSNIGFYKALEEDGIGSVKTSVGDRYVMEEMRKNGYNLGGEQSGHIIFLDYNTTGDGLLSALQLVNILKSTGKPLSELTAGMEKFPQSLVNVRVIDKNSVNTNQRILEAIEAVQKDMGDDGRILVRPSGTEPLVRVMAEAPTEEECEAYVKRVVDVVMEEIGIKA, encoded by the coding sequence ATGGGTAAATATTTTGGAACAGATGGAGTGCGAGGTGTTGCCAATGGTGAACTGACACCTGAGCTCGCCTTCAAAATCGGTCGTTGTGCCGGGTTTGTTTTAACGAAGGATAGCGCAAAGCCGAAAGTACTCATTGGTCGCGATACACGAATCTCTGGAGAAATGCTCGAAAGTGCGCTCGTCTCAGGCTTGCTCTCCATCGGTATTGAAGTCATGCGAATTGGCGTTATTTCAACACCTGGTGTGGCTTATTTAACGAAAGCGATGGGTGCGCAAGCAGGAGCGATGATTTCAGCATCACACAACCCTGTTGAGGATAATGGCATTAAGTTTTTCGGACCAGACGGCTTTAAACTGCTTGATGCACAAGAAGCCGAAATCGAGGCACTGATGGATGCAGAAACGGATGAGTTACCTCGACCGACGGGTGCTGACGTTGGTCAAGTGACCGAATACTTTGAAGGGGTACAAAAGTATTTACAATACTTAAAGCAGACGGTCGACGAAGATTTTACTGGTTTACATATTGCCCTTGATTGTGCACATGGGGCGACCTCTTCGCTCGCTTCGCACCTTTTTGCTGACTTAGATGCCGATATCACGTCGATTGGAGCCTCGCCAAATGGACTGAACATTAATGATGGTGTCGGCTCAACACACCCAGAGGCTTTAGCGGAAGTCGTACAGGAGAAGGGTGCAGATATCGGTCTAGCATTTGACGGCGATGGCGATCGTCTGATTGCAGTTGACGAAAAAGGACGCGTCATTGACGGTGACTATATTTTGTACGTTTGTGCTAAAGCATTACACGAGGAAAACCGTCTCAAAAATAACACAGTTGTCAGCACCATCATGAGTAATATTGGCTTTTACAAAGCGCTTGAAGAGGATGGCATTGGCAGTGTGAAGACGTCTGTCGGCGACCGCTACGTCATGGAGGAAATGCGCAAGAACGGCTACAACCTTGGCGGTGAGCAGTCGGGTCATATCATTTTCTTAGATTACAATACGACCGGAGATGGTCTGTTAAGTGCGCTACAGCTCGTAAATATTTTAAAATCGACTGGAAAGCCGCTCTCTGAGCTCACAGCAGGGATGGAAAAGTTCCCGCAAAGCCTAGTCAATGTAAGAGTGATTGATAAAAACAGTGTGAATACAAATCAGCGCATTCTAGAAGCGATCGAAGCTGTACAAAAGGATATGGGCGATGATGGACGTATTCTCGTGCGACCGTCAGGAACAGAGCCGCTCGTTCGCGTGATGGCTGAAGCGCCGACGGAAGAAGAGTGCGAGGCTTACGTGAAACGCGTTGTTGATGTCGTTATGGAAGAAATCGGGATCAAGGCATAA
- a CDS encoding CdaR family protein, with protein MDKMMNTPWFVKIVALFLAVLLYLIVTTETTPGENNNDNVLPRVSESEEISVPIATHSDGEQYVVSDEAQTADVYIEGPTSVIRATLNQRDFEVFVDVTDLAPGTHLVDVQHSGFSSRLDVSVDPAQIEVTIEPKVSNVYQVSVDYINEQAMAEGYSAGDAILKPEAVRVTGPQSEIEQIALVKTLVDLTGVSEDVDTSSLVKVYDGRGNELDVTVEPSTIDVTVPVASPEKTVSIEAVGSGEAAEGFQVTDMTPVPEQVTVSGAKELLDTIDRIQTEGVNIDGLDASETIEAGLALPEGITAEEETVDVEVTVEEVSESTVELEDVAIQTENAPEGENVTFSSPEGGVVTVTAAGAQDILASLTKEDVTVLMDLADLAPGAHDVPLEVTEMDGVTFSLSHETATVNIGDTEQEPEQAQEESPPPEDAETAEEQTEQNTEESA; from the coding sequence ATGGATAAAATGATGAACACGCCTTGGTTTGTCAAAATTGTTGCTCTGTTTCTCGCTGTACTCCTGTATTTAATTGTCACCACTGAAACAACACCGGGCGAGAATAACAACGATAACGTATTGCCGAGGGTATCGGAAAGTGAAGAGATTAGTGTGCCGATCGCAACTCATTCCGATGGCGAGCAGTATGTCGTCTCTGACGAAGCACAAACCGCTGACGTTTATATTGAAGGACCGACGAGTGTCATCCGTGCGACGTTAAATCAGCGCGACTTTGAAGTGTTTGTCGATGTGACCGATTTAGCCCCAGGGACTCATTTAGTCGATGTTCAACACTCGGGCTTTTCGAGTCGCCTCGATGTGTCTGTCGATCCGGCTCAAATTGAAGTAACGATTGAACCTAAGGTATCAAATGTATACCAGGTGAGCGTCGACTATATTAATGAGCAAGCGATGGCTGAAGGATACAGCGCTGGGGATGCGATTTTGAAACCAGAGGCTGTACGCGTTACTGGACCACAAAGTGAGATTGAGCAAATTGCTCTCGTCAAAACGCTCGTCGATTTGACAGGTGTTTCTGAAGACGTAGATACGAGCTCGCTCGTCAAGGTGTATGACGGACGCGGAAACGAACTGGATGTCACCGTAGAACCATCGACCATTGATGTCACTGTGCCTGTCGCTAGTCCGGAAAAAACGGTTTCGATTGAAGCTGTAGGTAGCGGTGAAGCGGCAGAGGGCTTTCAAGTCACTGATATGACACCTGTGCCTGAGCAGGTGACGGTCTCAGGAGCAAAAGAACTGCTTGATACGATTGATCGCATCCAGACCGAAGGCGTAAATATCGACGGACTGGATGCTTCAGAAACGATTGAAGCTGGACTAGCCTTGCCAGAGGGCATCACCGCTGAGGAAGAAACCGTCGACGTTGAAGTCACTGTTGAAGAAGTCTCCGAATCAACGGTTGAGCTGGAAGATGTGGCGATACAAACGGAAAATGCCCCTGAAGGAGAGAACGTGACATTTTCCTCTCCGGAAGGGGGCGTTGTCACCGTCACCGCAGCAGGCGCCCAAGATATCCTGGCTTCTTTAACGAAGGAAGATGTCACAGTGCTGATGGATCTAGCCGACTTGGCTCCAGGAGCGCATGACGTGCCTCTTGAAGTGACCGAGATGGATGGGGTCACTTTCTCTTTGTCACATGAAACAGCTACCGTGAATATAGGTGATACAGAACAAGAACCGGAGCAGGCGCAAGAAGAATCGCCTCCGCCTGAAGACGCTGAAACGGCAGAGGAACAAACTGAGCAAAATACGGAAGAATCCGCCTAA